Proteins encoded within one genomic window of Candidatus Binataceae bacterium:
- a CDS encoding class I fructose-bisphosphate aldolase codes for MTKRVREILSYYDSENAGVRSNLARMLNHGKLGGTGKMVILPVDQGFEHGPARSFAVNPPAYDPRYHFQLAIDAGCNAYTAPLGFLEAGAAEYAGEIPIILKLNSHDVLHDEKDPLPAITASVKDALRIGAAAVGMTIYPGSSHAQQMYHELQERALEAKAHGLAVVVWSYPRGSTISKQGETAIDVVAYAAQIAAQLGANIIKVKPPTAFIEQPEAKKAYESNKVPVEPLSARIRHVVQSAFDGRRIVIFSGGPKESDEQLMNDVREIHAGGGYGSIIGRNSFQRPKPHALELLGKIMDIYRG; via the coding sequence ATGACCAAGCGAGTTAGAGAGATCCTGAGTTACTACGACTCCGAGAATGCCGGGGTCCGCTCCAACCTGGCCCGGATGCTCAATCACGGCAAGCTCGGCGGCACGGGCAAGATGGTTATTCTGCCGGTCGACCAGGGTTTCGAACACGGTCCGGCACGCAGCTTCGCCGTCAATCCGCCGGCCTACGATCCGCGCTATCACTTCCAGCTCGCGATCGACGCCGGATGCAACGCCTACACGGCGCCGCTTGGTTTCCTCGAGGCGGGCGCCGCAGAGTACGCAGGCGAGATTCCGATCATCCTCAAGCTCAACAGTCACGACGTTCTGCACGACGAGAAGGATCCTCTTCCTGCGATCACCGCGAGCGTGAAAGATGCGCTGCGAATCGGCGCGGCCGCGGTAGGCATGACGATCTACCCGGGCTCATCCCACGCGCAGCAGATGTATCACGAGCTGCAGGAGCGTGCGCTCGAAGCTAAAGCGCACGGTCTTGCGGTGGTCGTATGGTCGTATCCGCGCGGCTCGACGATCAGCAAGCAGGGCGAAACCGCAATCGATGTCGTCGCATATGCGGCGCAGATCGCCGCGCAGCTCGGCGCCAATATCATCAAGGTGAAGCCGCCGACGGCGTTCATCGAACAGCCCGAGGCGAAGAAGGCCTATGAGTCGAACAAGGTTCCGGTCGAGCCGCTCTCAGCGCGAATCCGCCACGTCGTGCAATCCGCCTTCGACGGCCGCCGTATCGTGATCTTCTCGGGCGGACCCAAGGAGAGCGACGAGCAGTTGATGAACGATGTACGCGAAATCCACGCCGGCGGCGGATACGGCTCGATCATCGGCCGCAACTCGTTCCAGCGCCCGAAGCCTCATGCGCTCGAGCTGCTCGGCAAGATCATGGACATCTATCGCGGCTAG
- the glk gene encoding glucokinase, translating to MAGLVLAGDVGGTKTNLGLFEIDDGKFNRVRHEQYITRDFAKLEDACLKFTQGTAIRAVCMGVPGPIVDGRARATNVAWIMAEDTLSKAMGGVPARLINDLGVTAYGMLYLKPEEIGVLHRAERPARGNVAVIAAGTGLGEGALVYERDHYYAVASEGGHSDFAPLNDEQVDLYRFLKAEFFDHVSFERVLSGPGLHNIYRFLRKRHGDPEPQWLTKEIEGGDPAAAISEAALKNRDEICVNALTTFAEIYGAEASNLALKVLALGGVYVAGGIAPKILPFLTKGAFIRGFFSKGRLNAMLRQIDVRVSLNPGAALSGAAHCAAALL from the coding sequence ATGGCCGGATTGGTTCTTGCGGGCGATGTAGGCGGCACAAAGACCAATCTCGGCTTGTTCGAGATCGACGACGGCAAGTTCAATCGCGTCCGTCACGAGCAATACATCACCAGGGATTTTGCGAAGCTCGAAGATGCGTGCCTGAAGTTTACCCAGGGCACTGCGATCCGAGCCGTTTGCATGGGAGTGCCGGGGCCGATCGTCGATGGGCGTGCGCGCGCTACCAACGTCGCGTGGATCATGGCCGAGGATACGCTCTCCAAAGCGATGGGCGGCGTTCCGGCGCGGCTTATCAACGATCTCGGCGTCACTGCTTACGGGATGCTCTATCTCAAGCCCGAGGAGATTGGCGTGCTCCATCGCGCAGAGCGTCCCGCACGCGGCAATGTCGCCGTAATCGCGGCGGGCACTGGACTCGGCGAAGGTGCGCTGGTTTACGAACGCGATCATTACTACGCCGTCGCCTCCGAAGGCGGCCATTCGGATTTCGCGCCGCTCAACGACGAGCAGGTTGACTTGTATCGATTCCTCAAGGCCGAGTTTTTCGATCACGTGAGCTTCGAGCGCGTGCTCTCAGGCCCGGGTCTGCACAATATCTACCGCTTCCTGCGCAAACGGCATGGCGACCCCGAGCCCCAATGGCTGACGAAGGAAATCGAAGGCGGCGACCCCGCGGCGGCGATCAGCGAGGCGGCGCTTAAGAATCGCGACGAGATTTGCGTCAATGCGCTCACGACCTTCGCTGAGATTTACGGGGCAGAGGCTTCTAATCTCGCGCTCAAGGTGCTGGCTCTGGGCGGCGTCTATGTCGCCGGCGGTATCGCGCCGAAGATCCTGCCGTTCCTGACCAAGGGTGCATTCATTCGCGGGTTCTTTTCCAAAGGCCGCTTGAATGCGATGCTGCGCCAGATCGACGTGCGGGTCTCACTCAATCCTGGGGCCGCATTGTCGGGTGCGGCTCACTGCGCCGCGGCATTATTGTGA
- a CDS encoding class 1 fructose-bisphosphatase, translated as MSAPGITLTRHIMTKKSTAIPSHDLALVMERIELVAKRISRELAIASLGGETGYTGATNVQGEQVKKLDEWGNDVFLETFEHGFPVCSLISEEMDEPRHYGGSCGASSYCVLYDPIDGSSNTDVNGSLGTIFAVKKRAAKHGAGIDDLLTPGLHQVVAGYVAYGPSTQLIYTAGDGVDIFTLDPSLGEFILWRENVKMPAHGSVYATNQGNVGKWHPNARKYIEHLSSRRDKRTSYSLRYCGAFANDFHRFLLEGGIYLYPGEVTEGGKTKGKLRLMYELAPLAMVAEQAGGRASTGTGRILDATPAAIHDRLPVYIGSGDEVRLAEEMKVEG; from the coding sequence ATGAGCGCCCCCGGCATCACACTCACGCGCCACATCATGACCAAGAAGAGCACCGCGATTCCCTCGCACGATCTCGCGCTCGTCATGGAACGGATCGAGCTCGTCGCCAAGCGGATTTCGCGCGAGCTCGCGATCGCTTCGCTCGGCGGCGAGACCGGGTACACCGGCGCCACGAATGTGCAAGGCGAGCAGGTCAAGAAACTCGACGAATGGGGAAACGACGTCTTCCTCGAGACCTTCGAGCACGGCTTCCCGGTCTGCAGCCTGATTTCCGAGGAGATGGATGAGCCGCGCCATTATGGCGGAAGCTGCGGCGCTTCGAGCTACTGCGTGCTCTACGATCCGATCGACGGCTCGTCGAACACCGACGTCAACGGCTCACTCGGCACAATCTTCGCCGTAAAAAAACGCGCCGCGAAGCACGGCGCCGGAATCGATGACCTGCTAACTCCCGGTTTACATCAGGTGGTCGCAGGCTACGTTGCCTACGGTCCGAGCACGCAGCTCATCTACACCGCGGGCGATGGCGTCGATATTTTCACGCTCGACCCCAGCCTCGGCGAGTTCATCCTGTGGCGCGAGAACGTCAAGATGCCGGCGCATGGCAGCGTCTATGCCACCAACCAGGGCAATGTCGGCAAATGGCATCCCAACGCCCGCAAGTACATCGAGCATCTCAGCAGCCGCAGGGACAAGCGCACCAGCTACTCGCTGCGCTACTGCGGCGCGTTCGCCAACGACTTCCATCGCTTCCTGCTCGAGGGCGGCATCTACCTTTATCCCGGTGAAGTGACCGAGGGCGGCAAGACCAAGGGCAAGCTGCGCCTGATGTACGAGCTGGCGCCGCTGGCGATGGTGGCGGAGCAGGCTGGAGGGCGCGCCTCGACCGGCACGGGACGCATCCTCGACGCTACTCCGGCTGCGATTCACGATCGACTTCCTGTTTACATCGGCAGCGGCGACGAGGTGCGGCTGGCCGAGGAGATGAAGGTCGAAGGCTAA
- the zwf gene encoding glucose-6-phosphate dehydrogenase, with protein sequence MAAHSYQSIEIGHSNNKHQAYPPCMAVIFGGAGDLSHRKLLPALYNLSLDGELPQNFGILAFAIDDLNDESFRNFARSGIEKFSRQELKDDAWTKFAQRLHFFRGSFTEAKDYASLKKEMQRLDRENMTGSNRFFYYAVPPAFIENCSAGISGAGLVTPPDSGHPFTRVVVEKPIGRDLASAVAINEMLSKYFDESQIFRIDHYLGKETVENLMVLRFANAIFEPIWSARYIDHVQITVAEAEGVGTRAAYYEGAGALRDMVQSHLLQVLSIIASEPPRTTHADSVRDAKLDVIRCLRAISDEDVEKWVVRGQYDEGLVRGMAAKAYREEPNVSRDSKIETFVALRCWIDNWRWAGVPFYLRTGKRLPKRSSEIAIYFKSVPRILYNANPRAQLAPNMMTIRIQPDEGLSLHIMSKVPGGQQTRLAPVQVDFHYQSTSPEAYETLLSDIITGDQTLFMRRDSVEAAWHFLQPILDTWSASFEEPRIYAAGSWGPLEAALMIAADGRTWRTL encoded by the coding sequence ATGGCAGCTCATTCTTACCAATCGATCGAGATTGGCCACTCCAACAACAAGCATCAAGCTTATCCGCCCTGCATGGCGGTGATTTTCGGCGGCGCCGGCGATCTGAGTCATCGCAAGCTGCTGCCTGCGCTCTATAACCTGTCGCTCGATGGCGAATTGCCGCAGAACTTCGGCATCCTGGCGTTCGCGATCGACGATCTCAACGACGAAAGCTTCCGCAACTTCGCGCGCTCGGGAATCGAAAAGTTCTCGCGCCAGGAACTGAAGGACGATGCGTGGACCAAGTTCGCGCAACGGCTGCATTTCTTTCGCGGCAGCTTTACCGAGGCCAAGGACTACGCCTCGCTGAAAAAGGAGATGCAGCGGCTTGATCGCGAGAATATGACCGGCAGCAACCGCTTTTTCTATTATGCGGTGCCGCCTGCTTTCATCGAGAATTGCTCCGCCGGGATCAGCGGCGCGGGCCTCGTCACTCCTCCCGATTCGGGCCATCCGTTCACCCGCGTCGTGGTCGAGAAACCGATCGGCCGCGATCTCGCGAGCGCCGTCGCGATCAACGAGATGCTCTCGAAGTACTTCGACGAGAGCCAGATCTTTCGTATCGACCATTACCTCGGCAAGGAGACCGTCGAAAATCTGATGGTCCTGCGCTTCGCCAACGCGATCTTCGAGCCGATCTGGAGCGCGCGCTATATCGACCATGTGCAGATCACCGTCGCCGAGGCTGAGGGTGTCGGCACGCGCGCCGCGTATTACGAGGGTGCAGGCGCATTGCGCGACATGGTGCAGAGCCATCTGCTGCAGGTGCTGTCGATAATCGCGTCGGAGCCGCCGCGCACGACGCATGCCGACTCGGTTCGCGACGCCAAGCTCGACGTCATCCGCTGCCTAAGGGCGATCAGCGATGAAGACGTCGAGAAGTGGGTCGTGCGCGGACAGTACGACGAAGGCCTGGTGCGCGGGATGGCGGCCAAGGCATATCGGGAGGAGCCCAACGTCTCGCGCGATTCGAAGATCGAAACCTTCGTCGCGCTGAGATGCTGGATCGACAACTGGCGATGGGCCGGGGTGCCGTTCTATCTGCGTACCGGCAAGCGGCTGCCGAAGCGCTCCAGCGAGATCGCGATTTACTTCAAAAGCGTCCCGCGAATTTTGTATAACGCCAATCCGCGAGCCCAGCTCGCGCCCAATATGATGACGATCAGGATTCAACCCGACGAGGGCTTGTCCCTGCACATCATGTCCAAAGTGCCGGGCGGACAGCAGACGCGCCTCGCTCCGGTCCAGGTCGATTTCCACTACCAGTCAACCTCGCCCGAGGCTTACGAGACGCTGCTCAGCGACATTATCACGGGCGATCAAACGCTCTTCATGCGGCGCGATTCAGTCGAAGCCGCCTGGCACTTCCTGCAGCCGATTCTCGACACCTGGAGCGCGTCATTCGAGGAGCCCAGGATCTACGCGGCGGGCTCGTGGGGCCCGCTCGAGGCCGCCCTGATGATCGCAGCCGACGGCCGCACCTGGCGCACGCTGTGA
- the gnd gene encoding decarboxylating 6-phosphogluconate dehydrogenase encodes MELGFVGLGKMGMNMVERLRRDNHRIVAFDLEKPKLAEVSTFGALGVATLSEMVAKLEPPRLIWVMLPAGEPTESTVLELGALLQADDTIVDGGNSNFKDDARRAADLGTRGIHYLDVGTSGGVWGLKNGYCLMVGGEEQIFRRYEPIFATLAPPNGYDRVGGNGAGHYAKMVHNGIEYAMMQAYAEGFESLHESGYGFDLGAMARLWGRGSVVRSWMLELAEIVLARDPELRRIRGYVEDSGEGRWAVIDAIERGIATPATALALFARFRSRAGHGAAGTFSEKLLAALRDQFGGHGVMKE; translated from the coding sequence ATGGAACTGGGATTCGTCGGACTCGGCAAGATGGGGATGAATATGGTCGAGCGGCTGCGGCGCGATAACCATCGCATCGTCGCCTTCGACCTCGAAAAACCGAAACTCGCCGAGGTCTCGACCTTCGGCGCTCTGGGCGTCGCCACGCTCAGCGAAATGGTGGCGAAGCTCGAGCCTCCACGGCTTATCTGGGTGATGCTTCCCGCAGGCGAGCCGACGGAGTCCACCGTCCTCGAACTCGGCGCGCTGCTCCAGGCCGACGACACGATCGTCGACGGCGGCAACAGCAATTTCAAAGACGATGCGCGCCGCGCCGCCGATCTCGGCACGCGCGGGATCCATTACCTCGATGTCGGCACGAGCGGCGGCGTCTGGGGCCTCAAGAACGGCTATTGCCTGATGGTCGGCGGCGAGGAACAGATTTTTCGCCGTTATGAGCCGATTTTCGCGACCCTGGCCCCGCCCAACGGCTACGATCGGGTCGGTGGCAACGGCGCTGGCCATTACGCCAAGATGGTTCACAATGGAATCGAGTACGCGATGATGCAGGCCTATGCCGAGGGTTTCGAATCGCTGCACGAGTCGGGCTACGGCTTCGATCTCGGGGCGATGGCGCGCTTATGGGGCCGTGGCAGCGTGGTGCGCTCATGGATGCTCGAGCTCGCGGAAATTGTGCTGGCCCGCGATCCGGAGCTGCGCCGGATTCGCGGCTATGTCGAGGATTCGGGCGAAGGGCGCTGGGCCGTGATCGATGCGATCGAAAGGGGAATTGCTACACCGGCGACTGCGCTCGCACTCTTCGCGCGATTTCGTTCGCGCGCGGGCCACGGCGCCGCCGGTACGTTTTCCGAAAAGCTGCTGGCTGCGCTCCGCGATCAGTTCGGCGGCCACGGCGTAATGAAGGAATAA
- a CDS encoding FHA domain-containing protein: protein MASNVSSEKLLFYAAAGGLGGFAAWGAAEPILGIHSVYARDILFGALIGAFIAAFLASIEALSVGQWRLAIRSLVTGGTIGAIGGALGLIVAELAFDILGGLNGRILGWSVLGVFVGLGVGASSQSAARRRNGAIGGIVGGALGGFVYQALTSTFPQAFGRAIAIIVLGALIGFFIGLVGELLKRGWLMVVRSASRNAREGREYPLTKPVTIIGRAEESDIGLFGDQNVLGHHAIIRREGRNFVITATGGGQVFVNRQQVNGKYSLKSGDRLEVGGTLFLFRERAQAARQ, encoded by the coding sequence ATGGCTAGTAACGTTTCGAGTGAGAAACTGCTCTTCTATGCCGCCGCGGGCGGCCTTGGCGGATTTGCGGCGTGGGGCGCGGCCGAGCCCATCCTGGGCATCCATTCGGTCTATGCGCGCGATATCCTGTTCGGTGCGCTGATCGGCGCCTTCATTGCGGCCTTCCTCGCTTCGATCGAAGCTCTAAGCGTCGGCCAGTGGCGGCTTGCGATTCGAAGCCTCGTCACCGGCGGTACAATCGGCGCGATCGGCGGTGCGCTGGGACTCATCGTCGCCGAACTCGCCTTCGACATTCTCGGCGGTCTCAACGGCCGAATCCTCGGATGGAGCGTGCTGGGCGTCTTCGTCGGACTCGGAGTCGGCGCATCGTCGCAATCCGCGGCGCGGCGGCGCAATGGCGCGATCGGCGGAATCGTCGGCGGCGCTTTGGGCGGATTTGTCTACCAGGCGTTAACCTCGACGTTTCCGCAGGCCTTCGGCCGCGCGATCGCGATCATCGTGCTCGGCGCGCTGATCGGATTCTTCATCGGACTCGTCGGCGAGCTCTTGAAGCGCGGATGGCTGATGGTGGTGCGCAGCGCGAGCCGCAACGCCCGCGAAGGACGCGAGTATCCGCTCACCAAGCCGGTCACGATCATCGGCCGCGCCGAGGAAAGCGATATCGGCCTCTTCGGCGATCAGAACGTGCTCGGCCATCATGCGATAATTCGCCGCGAGGGGCGCAACTTTGTGATCACCGCCACGGGCGGCGGGCAGGTCTTCGTCAATCGTCAGCAGGTCAACGGTAAATATTCGCTGAAGAGCGGCGACCGGCTGGAAGTCGGCGGCACGCTCTTTCTCTTCCGCGAGCGCGCACAAGCTGCGCGACAGTAG
- a CDS encoding protein kinase has product MADTQGNAGPLTPGTTLQNRYFIERLLGGGGMGVVYLARDQRLANRPCAIKEMVDHFIDQAQRIEANEYFAREADTLAQLKHQAIPSITDRFDDKNRHYLVMEYVEGRNLEEEITATGQALSESLVIDVARQLCDVLAYLHGLVPPIIYRDMKPSNVMLTPKGRVVLVDFGIARLFKAARKGTMIGTLGFAPPEQYQGTVDPRSDIYSLGATLHFVLTNRDPEKFPPFSFPKIKELMPNVSDNLAGAIDAALAYDVNRRPATIQEFRDMMLYGRGLEHTGGLHVSATGGTGGLSFSDEIHDDMEYVRPKPRRSGRRAVALITFSIFLAGLAFGATYIYSNPELQSQLGLKPLIDNLPWKHEELVNQAREHPLEFQQMTLALSTRDGTAISAPQSSFSDIDLTNAHYLKWTANFKNGLAGLEGRDEKVEAKFYSPSGGDPITTSSQQSYVGPSDKTVEFSGVALMPTMTGKPPGAYKVALYADNQPLAEQAFIVTQDLSAKAKVDAAEKEADDAIKAEERKRAEEAKQLAMIEKRRAKPLALREISFRNTTKTGTPLSNASSSFDISKVLFIGWQVSFDNELYKLESSQYRLDAAYIAPDGSTLGAVNDFQQVSPNQKTVTFSGRVGNSKGGAFLPGTYTVNFYLNGQYFAEKKFNVADNGAATYSSGGGSPGYGGGSSYGGGSGYSGGSSGGGFPSGGYASSGGSASGFGASGGTVDPGMLGPMLANGSISGLSGGGNAQLELRLRPQPNGFLHGELVIHKPGFGLTPIEGYVRGNHLQFQVPYGTETYYFEGARSSDTLAGKFESTPSGTHGTWTAQAN; this is encoded by the coding sequence ATGGCTGATACGCAAGGAAATGCAGGCCCGCTGACGCCGGGCACCACGCTCCAGAACCGCTACTTCATCGAGCGGCTCCTGGGCGGTGGCGGCATGGGCGTGGTTTACCTTGCGCGCGATCAGCGGCTCGCTAATCGTCCCTGCGCCATCAAGGAAATGGTCGATCACTTCATCGACCAGGCGCAGCGCATCGAGGCCAACGAATACTTCGCCCGCGAAGCCGACACGCTCGCCCAACTGAAGCATCAGGCGATCCCCTCGATCACCGACCGCTTCGACGACAAGAATCGCCATTACCTCGTCATGGAATATGTCGAGGGACGCAATCTCGAAGAGGAGATCACCGCCACCGGCCAGGCGCTCTCCGAGAGCCTCGTGATCGACGTCGCGCGCCAGCTATGCGACGTGCTCGCGTATCTGCACGGCCTCGTCCCGCCGATCATCTACCGCGACATGAAGCCTTCGAACGTGATGCTCACGCCGAAGGGACGTGTCGTGCTGGTGGACTTCGGTATCGCGCGGCTGTTCAAGGCGGCGCGCAAAGGCACGATGATCGGCACGCTCGGCTTCGCGCCGCCCGAGCAGTACCAGGGCACGGTCGATCCGCGCAGCGATATCTACTCGCTCGGCGCGACGCTGCACTTCGTCCTTACCAACCGCGATCCTGAAAAATTCCCGCCCTTCAGCTTCCCGAAGATCAAGGAGCTGATGCCGAACGTGTCGGACAACCTGGCCGGCGCGATCGACGCCGCACTCGCCTATGACGTGAACCGCCGTCCCGCGACTATCCAGGAATTCCGCGACATGATGCTCTATGGCCGCGGCCTCGAGCACACCGGCGGGCTCCACGTCAGCGCGACCGGCGGCACTGGCGGACTGTCGTTCAGCGACGAAATTCACGATGACATGGAGTATGTGCGGCCGAAGCCGCGCCGGAGCGGGCGGCGCGCGGTCGCGCTCATCACGTTTTCGATTTTTCTCGCCGGCCTCGCCTTCGGCGCGACCTATATCTACTCGAATCCTGAATTGCAGTCGCAGCTCGGACTCAAGCCTCTCATCGACAACCTGCCGTGGAAGCACGAGGAGCTCGTCAATCAAGCGCGCGAGCATCCGCTCGAATTCCAGCAGATGACGCTCGCGCTTTCGACTCGCGATGGCACCGCGATCAGCGCTCCACAGTCGAGCTTCTCCGACATCGATCTGACCAATGCCCACTACCTGAAGTGGACGGCAAATTTCAAAAACGGCCTCGCCGGACTCGAGGGCCGCGACGAAAAGGTCGAGGCCAAGTTCTACAGTCCGAGTGGCGGCGACCCGATAACGACCAGCTCGCAGCAGAGCTATGTCGGGCCAAGCGACAAGACCGTGGAGTTCAGCGGCGTCGCGCTGATGCCGACGATGACCGGCAAGCCGCCCGGCGCCTACAAGGTCGCGCTCTACGCCGACAATCAGCCGCTCGCCGAGCAGGCGTTTATTGTCACCCAGGACCTGAGCGCAAAGGCCAAGGTCGACGCGGCGGAAAAAGAAGCTGACGATGCGATCAAAGCCGAAGAGCGAAAGCGCGCCGAGGAAGCCAAGCAGCTCGCGATGATCGAGAAACGGCGCGCCAAGCCGCTCGCGCTGCGTGAGATCTCATTTCGCAACACAACCAAGACCGGCACTCCGCTGTCGAATGCGTCAAGCAGCTTCGACATATCGAAGGTGCTGTTCATCGGATGGCAGGTATCGTTCGACAACGAGCTCTACAAGCTTGAGTCGAGCCAGTACCGCCTCGATGCCGCGTATATTGCGCCCGACGGTAGTACGCTCGGCGCCGTCAATGACTTTCAGCAGGTCTCGCCGAATCAAAAGACCGTCACCTTCAGCGGACGCGTCGGCAACTCAAAAGGCGGCGCATTCCTGCCCGGGACCTACACAGTCAACTTTTATTTGAACGGGCAGTACTTCGCGGAGAAGAAATTCAACGTCGCCGACAATGGCGCAGCGACGTATTCATCTGGCGGCGGCAGCCCTGGCTATGGCGGCGGGAGCAGCTACGGCGGAGGCAGCGGTTACAGTGGCGGCAGCAGCGGCGGCGGATTCCCCAGCGGCGGCTATGCCTCAAGCGGCGGCAGTGCCAGCGGGTTCGGCGCCAGCGGCGGCACCGTCGATCCGGGGATGCTCGGACCGATGCTCGCAAACGGGAGTATCAGCGGACTCTCCGGCGGAGGAAACGCGCAACTCGAATTACGTCTGAGGCCGCAGCCGAACGGCTTCCTTCACGGCGAGCTGGTGATTCATAAGCCCGGATTCGGCCTCACTCCGATTGAAGGCTACGTGCGCGGCAACCATTTGCAATTCCAGGTGCCCTACGGCACGGAGACTTATTACTTCGAAGGCGCGCGCTCGAGTGACACGCTGGCCGGCAAGTTCGAATCGACGCCGTCGGGCACACACGGCACCTGGACCGCGCAGGCTAACTAA
- a CDS encoding Stp1/IreP family PP2C-type Ser/Thr phosphatase: MITCPECGQAAPDGAKFCDRCGQGLSAAAAAPPPATRPLALKPGAKLKGVYEIVEVVGQTSIENRYRVKRDRDGQTETLMLRERFGPGLEDAEAEAEAIDPPQPEPPAPVVDPNGPQAKTAELKPIAPPPSETNGASSTNGTAPEADAPRAELHAAPESQATTESGEGVVELAEADTEPLEAPAEEVAPNEPPAPEDLGEVFGRVLALSMTLTHPAFQRALAGFADDDRVYLVYADEQMRPVHRGAKPMSEADAIAAAIQVCQAISFVHRRGLRLNDICPESVLLSSQGRIKITGLDYVSNDNELQSEPIFNDGYTAPEIYRSKRTDKRADVFSAGALLYSWLTAERIPSESWREEASEVRFYPPHVLTPKLEQAIRRAIAFDSKDRWPTIDDFKGALTSMTGNVRLRAAAMTDVGIVREHNEDSVMAVEYVRESLVDPAQNHLFVVADGMGGAEAGEVASAIAVATIRDYVETALEGSDSRKPEVLLAAALEAANQKILDYVAAHQESRGMGSTAVGALVLPPDAAVAWVGDSRAYFLDSGQLRQVTKDHSLVQRLVDIGQITAEEARTHEHKNVITRSLGARQTGPAGAEAIALKLKRGDRLLLCSDGLTAHVDDNEIAMILTRHGDPYDAARELVVAANAGGGTDNVSVVVVFAS; encoded by the coding sequence ATGATCACCTGCCCTGAATGCGGCCAGGCAGCTCCCGACGGCGCGAAATTTTGCGATCGATGCGGCCAGGGGCTGAGCGCCGCGGCTGCCGCGCCGCCGCCTGCGACGCGTCCCCTAGCGCTCAAGCCGGGCGCGAAGCTCAAGGGTGTCTATGAGATCGTCGAGGTTGTGGGACAGACCTCGATCGAAAATCGCTACCGCGTGAAGCGCGATCGCGACGGCCAGACCGAGACGCTGATGCTGCGCGAGCGCTTCGGACCCGGCCTCGAAGACGCCGAGGCCGAGGCGGAAGCGATCGATCCGCCACAACCGGAGCCGCCCGCGCCCGTCGTCGATCCCAATGGTCCGCAGGCGAAGACCGCCGAGCTGAAGCCGATCGCACCGCCGCCCAGCGAAACCAACGGCGCATCTTCGACCAATGGCACAGCCCCCGAGGCCGATGCGCCTCGCGCGGAACTGCACGCCGCCCCCGAATCGCAAGCCACGACCGAATCTGGCGAGGGCGTCGTCGAGCTCGCCGAGGCTGACACCGAGCCCCTGGAAGCCCCCGCAGAAGAAGTGGCGCCCAACGAGCCGCCCGCACCCGAGGATTTGGGCGAAGTCTTCGGCCGCGTGCTCGCGCTCTCGATGACGCTCACGCATCCCGCATTTCAGCGCGCGCTCGCAGGCTTTGCCGACGACGATCGCGTGTACCTCGTCTATGCCGATGAGCAGATGCGCCCCGTTCATCGCGGAGCCAAGCCGATGAGCGAGGCCGATGCTATCGCGGCCGCGATCCAGGTCTGCCAGGCGATTTCGTTCGTGCATCGCCGTGGACTCCGGCTCAACGACATCTGCCCCGAGTCTGTCCTGCTTTCGTCCCAGGGCCGAATCAAAATCACCGGCCTCGATTACGTCAGCAACGACAACGAGCTTCAGTCCGAACCGATTTTCAATGACGGCTACACGGCGCCCGAGATTTATCGCAGCAAGCGGACCGACAAGCGCGCCGATGTGTTCTCGGCCGGCGCTCTGCTCTATTCGTGGCTCACGGCGGAGCGGATCCCGAGCGAAAGCTGGCGTGAGGAAGCCAGCGAGGTGCGCTTTTACCCGCCGCATGTGCTGACGCCGAAACTCGAGCAGGCCATTCGCCGCGCGATTGCATTCGATTCCAAGGATCGCTGGCCGACAATCGACGATTTCAAAGGGGCCCTGACCAGCATGACCGGCAACGTCAGGCTACGCGCTGCCGCGATGACCGACGTGGGCATCGTCCGCGAGCATAACGAAGACTCCGTGATGGCCGTCGAGTACGTCCGCGAATCGTTGGTCGATCCTGCGCAGAACCATCTCTTTGTCGTCGCCGACGGGATGGGCGGGGCAGAAGCCGGCGAAGTCGCATCGGCAATTGCCGTAGCGACGATCCGGGATTATGTTGAAACGGCACTCGAAGGGTCGGACTCCAGGAAGCCGGAAGTGCTTCTTGCCGCCGCCCTCGAGGCGGCGAATCAGAAGATTCTGGACTACGTGGCAGCGCATCAGGAGTCGCGCGGAATGGGCTCAACCGCGGTTGGCGCTCTCGTATTGCCGCCCGATGCGGCCGTCGCATGGGTTGGAGACAGCCGCGCGTACTTCCTGGACAGCGGCCAGCTGCGCCAGGTCACCAAGGACCATTCGCTCGTTCAGCGCCTGGTGGATATCGGACAGATTACGGCCGAAGAGGCGCGCACTCACGAGCACAAGAACGTGATCACACGCTCGCTCGGCGCGCGCCAGACTGGGCCCGCAGGAGCAGAGGCGATCGCGCTCAAGCTCAAGCGCGGCGACCGCCTGCTGCTGTGCAGCGACGGGCTCACGGCGCACGTTGACGATAATGAAATTGCAATGATTCTCACGCGACACGGCGATCCGTACGACGCCGCGCGCGAACTGGTCGTGGCCGCGAACGCTGGCGGAGGAACCGACAACGTCTCGGTAGTTGTTGTATTCGCGAGCTGA